Proteins from a single region of Manis javanica isolate MJ-LG chromosome 5, MJ_LKY, whole genome shotgun sequence:
- the FAM210B gene encoding protein FAM210B, mitochondrial: MARLLALLGPAARVGARVRPCAPRLLAATAPGAPPPLSLLLRRPGPDVPLLRAALGDSRGHQDPSKTCAATGSSVSSTDGRKQSKSQQLKKVFQEYGAIGVSLHIGISLISLGIFYMVVSSGVDMSAVLLKLGFKESLVQSKMAAGTSTFVVAYAIHKLFAPVRVSITLVSVPLIVRYFRKVGYFKPPAAKP; the protein is encoded by the exons ATGGCCAGGCTGTTGGCGCTGCTTGGCCCGGCGGCCAGGGTGGGCGCCCGGGTCCGGCCTTGCGCCCCCCGGCTCCTGGCCGCCACCGCCCCCGGCGCCCCGCCGCCCCTGTCCCTGCTGCTGCGCCGGCCCGGGCCAGACGTCCCGTTGCTGCGCGCGGCCCTCGGGGACAGCCGCGGCCACCAG GACCCCAGCAAAACCTGTGCAGCCACGGGCAGCAGTGTCAGCAGCACAGACGGGAGAAAGCAAAGCAAGTCACAGCAGCTGAAAAAGGTTTTTCAAGAATACGGTGCAATTGGTGTGTCACTGCACATTGGAATCTCACTCATCTCCTTGGGCATATTCTACATGGTTGTTTCAAG TGGCGTGGACATGTCCGCAGTCCTGCTTAAACTCGGATTTAAAGAGTCACTGGTACAGTCAAAAATGGCAGCGGGCACAAGTACCTTCGTGGTGGCCTATGCCATCCACAAGCTGTTTGCACCTGTGAGGGTCAGCATCACCTTAGTGTCCGTGCCCTTGATTGTCAGATATTTTCGGAAAGTGGGATATTTTAAACCTCCAGCTGCAAAGCCTTAA